A portion of the Aricia agestis chromosome 1, ilAriAges1.1, whole genome shotgun sequence genome contains these proteins:
- the LOC121729961 gene encoding NACHT domain- and WD repeat-containing protein 1 isoform X1 has translation MGNSCSSGQAHKDKDNASQYSEEYAPAAASDGAKRPACCARRSPQYRAKPPDEPPPEPDPARDRKPQLSRPRPPAGCSVSVSDSVSLASPILCASPREDTAETPAPAAVAALPHDLRAALLGKLAPRPRRRRAMIIYVCAADSQDCCAEKGALHCGVAARLRVRARRRGWRVHVADLHWRSPLEQQRDHRFPVLCLAELARQSEIGAVVPVLFLNASLGTPLLPHTLECADFKAALEAAEDENDRALLEKWYAADDSTTPPCVRLVRGAPARWRREMARALAVLVRTLPQEACDAYLTTVLEQEVQHTVLMSSEAARRCVWVSRGGAPEPAPADAAAADHHRELQRRLANLQRDLKIHLSERNIIRASVRGRASQSENDDEYAASVRAAMADRFDALFDALAADADAPAGHCGIPTSLFDEINEHLLFCEKVTQCTSNREITLNELKTYIRSDSSVPLALLGGAGCGKATLLARAAALSSTLLPDLVLVLRFVGLTSQSSSSHQLLKSIVDQLHVLHTGTVYRGRNEATALSATLARLLSAVGRTRPVLLCVAGADALRGARWLPSRLPEGVKMIVTVTEEKDEPSSSAIMAVLSSEEGPRVVRAPAVGADEARAVLAACAAAHSRSPPPPAAADALANCTLPLYAKILAWQHSVSAETFGDSPPEPAAGGELEGRLEAILRALEAALGAERAAAALALLTAARRGLDDTEMLDLLAHDPLFRSEETYLCWAPGALAWAQLAALASAWLRWDARGAARWRDAALAAAAADRYQAQMTQAREALVAYFEGEWFEENDPKMAGRLISQENKFSEDWYNTRKFDELPFQHYHLLREDPEAFANKPYFTRLDWIHDKLAATDCGHFLEDIALVHIDPLPEHLQILKEVFEEHSYALDYDHRQLYGILRLAMEKRARDGVQVQTEIVESWRKEISEPPVPTLYPMNEDFWKVCERREVSSDDGFETPFDLVVRLDARGKFVATVSTEREEICVWDVSRCKLMRKIVGVPHPINLVPIDEYKCVVLCRRELRVYDLNEGKFLVALKGVMNQKMPYYGLHDRSHLVALSRNRMYVNLMNIDTGDCVTTFKAGEDRFLNSLLVSGDGRILVCGDETQKPFPLLVWSLTSRKLLYDLRISHHDFLTSKAAITYEGSYYCVVSRELDEPSPNFIVVYDLASGTLFKKWKPGVDTVALAISSAGGCVLSALADARVLVWDLVTGNCRLTLRGHVAAPSLLRLSREGGVLLSADRAGWDPSVRLWDLHTGNLIAVYTPPARIACCEVCLGGSVVALAVAGYSGVACVCVRGATDAVAAARDAEYDDQPYGRPELEGRTIDVRTE, from the exons ACCCGCGTGCTGCGCCCGCAGGTCGCCGCAGTACCGCGCCAAGCCGCCGGACGAGCCGCCGCCGGAGCCCGACCCGGCGCGCGACCGCAAGCCGCAGCTCTCCCGGCCCCGGCCGCCCGCAGGCTGCAGCGTCTCAG TTTCAGACTCTGTGTCGCTAGCGTCGCCGATCCTATGCGCGTCGCCGCGGGAGGACACGGCGGAGACGCCGGCGCCGGCGGCAGTGGCGGCGCTGCCGCACGACCTGCGCGCCGCACTGCTGGGCAAGctcgcgccgcgcccgcgccgccgccgcgccatGATCATCTACGTGTGCGCCGCCGACTCACAAG ACTGCTGTGCAGAGAAAGGGGCGTTACACTGCGGCGTGGCGGCGCGGCTGCGCGtgcgggcgcggcggcgcggctggCGCGTGCACGTCGCCGACCTGCACTGGCGCTCGCCGCTCGAGCAGCAGCGCGACCACAGGTTCCCCGTGCTGTGCCTGGCTGAGCTGGCGC GACAATCTGAAATCGGTGCGGTAGTGCCGGTTCTGTTCCTCAACGCCAGTCTGGGCACCCCGCTGCTGCCGCACACCCTGGAGTGCGCCGACTTCAAGGCTGCACTGGAAGCTGCCGAGGATGAAAATGATAGGGCCCTGCTGGAGAAATG GTACGCAGCGGACGACAGCACGACGCCGCCGTGCGTGCGCCTGGTGCGCGGCGCGCCCGCTCGCTGGCGGCGCGAGATGGCGCGCGCGCTCGCCGTGCTAGTACGCACGCTGCCGCAAGAGGCCTGCGACGCCTACCTCACTACTGTACTGGAGCAG GAGGTGCAGCACACGGTACTGATGAGCTCGGAGGCGGCGCGGCGCTGCGTGTGGGTGAGCCGGGGCGGAGCGCCCGAGCCCGCTCCCGccgacgccgccgccgccgaccACCATCGCGAGCTGCAGCGCCGACTAGCCAACCTGCAGAGGGACCTCAAG ATCCACCTGAGCGAGCGCAACATAATCCGTGCGAGCGTGCGCGGCCGCGCGTCGCAGAGTGAGAACGACGACGAGTACGCCGCGAGCGTGCGCGCCGCCATGGCGGACCGGTTCGACGCGCTGTTCGACGCGCTCGCAGCAGACGCCGACGCGCCCGCCGGACACTGCGGCATACCTACTAG TCTGTTCGACGAGATCAACGAGCACCTGCTATTCTGCGAGAAAGTGACGCAGTGCACCTCCAACCGGGAGATCACGCTCAACGAACTGAAAAC GTACATCCGCAGCGACAGCAGCGTGCCGCTGGCGCTGCTGGGCGGCGCGGGGTGCGGCAAGGCCACGCTGCTGGCGCGCGCCGCCGCACTCTCCTCCACGCTGCTGCCAGATCTGGTGCTCGTGCTCAG GTTCGTGGGTCTGACGTCGCAGTCGTCGAGCTCGCACCAGCTGCTGAAGTCCATCGTGGACCAGCTGCACGTGTTGCACACCGGCACCGTCTACAGGGGGAGAAAT GAGGCGACGGCGCTGTCGGCGACGCTGGCGCGGCTGCTGTCTGCTGTCGGTCGCACGCGGCCGGTGCTGCTGTGCGTGGCGGGCGCGGACGCGCTGCGCGGTGCGCGCTGGCTGCCCTCGCGACTCCCTGAGGGCGTCAAGATGATCGTTACTGTCACTGAAG AGAAGGACGAGCCGTCATCCTCGGCGATAATGGCGGTGCTGTCGTCGGAGGAAGGTCCGCGTGTGGTGCGCGCGCCGGCGGTGGGCGCGGACGAGGCGCGTGCCGTGCTCGCCGCGTGCGCCGCCGCCCACAGCcgctcgccgccgccgcccgccgctgCGGACGCGCTCGCCAACTGCACGCTACCGCTCTACGCCAAG ATCCTGGCGTGGCAGCACTCGGTATCGGCGGAGACGTTCGGTGACAGCCCACCCGagccggcggcgggcggcgagcTGGAGGGGCGGCTGGAGGCGATCCTGCGCGCGCTGGAGGCGGCGCTGGGGGCGgagcgcgcggcggcggcgctggcGCTGCTCACGGCCGCGCGACGGGGGTTAGATGACACCGAAATGTTGGATCTGCTAGCTCACGACCCGCTGTTCCGCAGCGAGGAGACCTACT TGTGCTGGGCGCCGGGCGCGCTGGCGTGGGCGCAGCTGGCGGCGCTGGCGTCGGCGTGGCTGCGGTGGGACGCGCGGGGGGCGGCGCGCTGGCGGGACGCCGcgctcgccgccgccgccgctgacCGGTACCAGGCGCAGATGACTCAGGCTAGGGAGGCGCTGGTCGCGTACTTTGag GGTGAATGGTTCGAGGAGAACGACCCAAAAATGGCTGGTAGATTAATATCACAAGAAAACAAATTCTCCGAAGACTG GTACAACACTAGAAAGTTCGACGAGCTCCCGTTCCAGCACTACCATCTGCTGAGGGAAGATCCCGAGGCGTTCGCGAACAAGCCGTACTTCACGCGGCTCGACTGGATCCACGACAAGCTCGCCGCCACCGACTGCGGACATTTTCTGGAGGATATCGCCCTAGTCCATATAGACCCGCTGCCCGAGCACCTGCAGATCCTCAAGGAGGTGTTCGAGGAGCACTCTTATGCTCTGGACTACGACCACAGGCAGCTGTACGGCATCCTGCGCCTGGCCATGGAGAAGCGAGCCCGCGACGGCGTCCAG GTCCAGACGGAGATAGTCGAGAGCTGGAGAAAGGAGATCTCGGAGCCGCCAGTGCCGACGCTGTACCCCATGAACGAGGACTTCTGGAAGGTCTGCGAGAGGAGGGAGGTGTCGAGTGACGATGGCTTCGAGACGCCGTTCGACCTGGTGGTGCGGCTGGACGCGCGCGGCAAGTTCGTCGCTACCGTATCCACCGAGCGCGAGGAGATCTGCGTGTGGGACGTTAGCAG GTGTAAGCTGATGCGGAAGATAGTGGGAGTGCCGCACCCCATCAACCTGGTGCCCATCGACGAGTACAAGTGCGTGGTGCTCTGCCGCCGCGAGCTCAGAGTTTATGACCTCAATGAG GGCAAGTTCCTGGTGGCGCTGAAGGGCGTGATGAACCAGAAGATGCCGTACTACGGGCTGCACGACCGCTCGCACCTCGTGGCGCTCTCCCGGAACCGCATGTACGTCAACCTCATGAACATCGACACTG GGGATTGCGTGACCACATTCAAAGCTGGGGAAGATAGATTTTTAAACTCGCTGCTGGTTTCCGGCGATGGCAG GATCCTGGTGTGCGGCGACGAGACGCAGAAGCCGTTCCCGCTGCTGGTGTGGTCACTGACGTCGCGCAAGCTGCTCTATGACCTGCGCATCTCGCACCACGACTTCCTCACCAGCAAGGCCGCCATCACATACGAGG GCTCGTACTACTGCGTGGTGTCCCGCGAGCTGGACGAGCCGAGCCCCAACTTCATCGTGGTGTACGACCTGGCCTCGGGCACGCTGTTCAAGAAGTGGAAGCCCGGCGTCGACACCGTCGCGCTCGCTATCTCCTCCGCCGGCGGCTGCGTGCTGTCCGCGCTCGCCGACGCCCGCGTCCTCGTGTGGGACCTCGTCACAG GCAACTGCCGGCTGACGCTGCGCGGTCACGTGGCGGCGCCGTCGCTGCTGCGGCTGTCGCGCGAGGGCGGCGTGCTGCTGTCCGCCGACCGCGCCGGCTGGGACCCCTCCGTCCGCCTCTGGGACCTCCACACCG GCAACCTAATCGCGGTGTACACGCCGCCGGCGCGCATCGCGTGCTGCGAGGTGTGTCTGGGCGGCTCCGTGGTGGCGCTGGCGGTGGCCGGCTACAGCGGCGTCGCGTGCGTGTGCGTGCGCGGCGCGACAGACGCCGTCGCCGCCGCGCGCGACGCCGAGTACGACGACCAGCCCTACGGCCGGCCCGAACTCGAGGGACGGACCATCGACGTGCGCACCGAATAA
- the LOC121729961 gene encoding NACHT domain- and WD repeat-containing protein 1 isoform X2, with the protein MGNSCSSGQAHKDKDNASQYSEEYAPAAASDGAKRSPQYRAKPPDEPPPEPDPARDRKPQLSRPRPPAGCSVSVSDSVSLASPILCASPREDTAETPAPAAVAALPHDLRAALLGKLAPRPRRRRAMIIYVCAADSQDCCAEKGALHCGVAARLRVRARRRGWRVHVADLHWRSPLEQQRDHRFPVLCLAELARQSEIGAVVPVLFLNASLGTPLLPHTLECADFKAALEAAEDENDRALLEKWYAADDSTTPPCVRLVRGAPARWRREMARALAVLVRTLPQEACDAYLTTVLEQEVQHTVLMSSEAARRCVWVSRGGAPEPAPADAAAADHHRELQRRLANLQRDLKIHLSERNIIRASVRGRASQSENDDEYAASVRAAMADRFDALFDALAADADAPAGHCGIPTSLFDEINEHLLFCEKVTQCTSNREITLNELKTYIRSDSSVPLALLGGAGCGKATLLARAAALSSTLLPDLVLVLRFVGLTSQSSSSHQLLKSIVDQLHVLHTGTVYRGRNEATALSATLARLLSAVGRTRPVLLCVAGADALRGARWLPSRLPEGVKMIVTVTEEKDEPSSSAIMAVLSSEEGPRVVRAPAVGADEARAVLAACAAAHSRSPPPPAAADALANCTLPLYAKILAWQHSVSAETFGDSPPEPAAGGELEGRLEAILRALEAALGAERAAAALALLTAARRGLDDTEMLDLLAHDPLFRSEETYLCWAPGALAWAQLAALASAWLRWDARGAARWRDAALAAAAADRYQAQMTQAREALVAYFEGEWFEENDPKMAGRLISQENKFSEDWYNTRKFDELPFQHYHLLREDPEAFANKPYFTRLDWIHDKLAATDCGHFLEDIALVHIDPLPEHLQILKEVFEEHSYALDYDHRQLYGILRLAMEKRARDGVQVQTEIVESWRKEISEPPVPTLYPMNEDFWKVCERREVSSDDGFETPFDLVVRLDARGKFVATVSTEREEICVWDVSRCKLMRKIVGVPHPINLVPIDEYKCVVLCRRELRVYDLNEGKFLVALKGVMNQKMPYYGLHDRSHLVALSRNRMYVNLMNIDTGDCVTTFKAGEDRFLNSLLVSGDGRILVCGDETQKPFPLLVWSLTSRKLLYDLRISHHDFLTSKAAITYEGSYYCVVSRELDEPSPNFIVVYDLASGTLFKKWKPGVDTVALAISSAGGCVLSALADARVLVWDLVTGNCRLTLRGHVAAPSLLRLSREGGVLLSADRAGWDPSVRLWDLHTGNLIAVYTPPARIACCEVCLGGSVVALAVAGYSGVACVCVRGATDAVAAARDAEYDDQPYGRPELEGRTIDVRTE; encoded by the exons GTCGCCGCAGTACCGCGCCAAGCCGCCGGACGAGCCGCCGCCGGAGCCCGACCCGGCGCGCGACCGCAAGCCGCAGCTCTCCCGGCCCCGGCCGCCCGCAGGCTGCAGCGTCTCAG TTTCAGACTCTGTGTCGCTAGCGTCGCCGATCCTATGCGCGTCGCCGCGGGAGGACACGGCGGAGACGCCGGCGCCGGCGGCAGTGGCGGCGCTGCCGCACGACCTGCGCGCCGCACTGCTGGGCAAGctcgcgccgcgcccgcgccgccgccgcgccatGATCATCTACGTGTGCGCCGCCGACTCACAAG ACTGCTGTGCAGAGAAAGGGGCGTTACACTGCGGCGTGGCGGCGCGGCTGCGCGtgcgggcgcggcggcgcggctggCGCGTGCACGTCGCCGACCTGCACTGGCGCTCGCCGCTCGAGCAGCAGCGCGACCACAGGTTCCCCGTGCTGTGCCTGGCTGAGCTGGCGC GACAATCTGAAATCGGTGCGGTAGTGCCGGTTCTGTTCCTCAACGCCAGTCTGGGCACCCCGCTGCTGCCGCACACCCTGGAGTGCGCCGACTTCAAGGCTGCACTGGAAGCTGCCGAGGATGAAAATGATAGGGCCCTGCTGGAGAAATG GTACGCAGCGGACGACAGCACGACGCCGCCGTGCGTGCGCCTGGTGCGCGGCGCGCCCGCTCGCTGGCGGCGCGAGATGGCGCGCGCGCTCGCCGTGCTAGTACGCACGCTGCCGCAAGAGGCCTGCGACGCCTACCTCACTACTGTACTGGAGCAG GAGGTGCAGCACACGGTACTGATGAGCTCGGAGGCGGCGCGGCGCTGCGTGTGGGTGAGCCGGGGCGGAGCGCCCGAGCCCGCTCCCGccgacgccgccgccgccgaccACCATCGCGAGCTGCAGCGCCGACTAGCCAACCTGCAGAGGGACCTCAAG ATCCACCTGAGCGAGCGCAACATAATCCGTGCGAGCGTGCGCGGCCGCGCGTCGCAGAGTGAGAACGACGACGAGTACGCCGCGAGCGTGCGCGCCGCCATGGCGGACCGGTTCGACGCGCTGTTCGACGCGCTCGCAGCAGACGCCGACGCGCCCGCCGGACACTGCGGCATACCTACTAG TCTGTTCGACGAGATCAACGAGCACCTGCTATTCTGCGAGAAAGTGACGCAGTGCACCTCCAACCGGGAGATCACGCTCAACGAACTGAAAAC GTACATCCGCAGCGACAGCAGCGTGCCGCTGGCGCTGCTGGGCGGCGCGGGGTGCGGCAAGGCCACGCTGCTGGCGCGCGCCGCCGCACTCTCCTCCACGCTGCTGCCAGATCTGGTGCTCGTGCTCAG GTTCGTGGGTCTGACGTCGCAGTCGTCGAGCTCGCACCAGCTGCTGAAGTCCATCGTGGACCAGCTGCACGTGTTGCACACCGGCACCGTCTACAGGGGGAGAAAT GAGGCGACGGCGCTGTCGGCGACGCTGGCGCGGCTGCTGTCTGCTGTCGGTCGCACGCGGCCGGTGCTGCTGTGCGTGGCGGGCGCGGACGCGCTGCGCGGTGCGCGCTGGCTGCCCTCGCGACTCCCTGAGGGCGTCAAGATGATCGTTACTGTCACTGAAG AGAAGGACGAGCCGTCATCCTCGGCGATAATGGCGGTGCTGTCGTCGGAGGAAGGTCCGCGTGTGGTGCGCGCGCCGGCGGTGGGCGCGGACGAGGCGCGTGCCGTGCTCGCCGCGTGCGCCGCCGCCCACAGCcgctcgccgccgccgcccgccgctgCGGACGCGCTCGCCAACTGCACGCTACCGCTCTACGCCAAG ATCCTGGCGTGGCAGCACTCGGTATCGGCGGAGACGTTCGGTGACAGCCCACCCGagccggcggcgggcggcgagcTGGAGGGGCGGCTGGAGGCGATCCTGCGCGCGCTGGAGGCGGCGCTGGGGGCGgagcgcgcggcggcggcgctggcGCTGCTCACGGCCGCGCGACGGGGGTTAGATGACACCGAAATGTTGGATCTGCTAGCTCACGACCCGCTGTTCCGCAGCGAGGAGACCTACT TGTGCTGGGCGCCGGGCGCGCTGGCGTGGGCGCAGCTGGCGGCGCTGGCGTCGGCGTGGCTGCGGTGGGACGCGCGGGGGGCGGCGCGCTGGCGGGACGCCGcgctcgccgccgccgccgctgacCGGTACCAGGCGCAGATGACTCAGGCTAGGGAGGCGCTGGTCGCGTACTTTGag GGTGAATGGTTCGAGGAGAACGACCCAAAAATGGCTGGTAGATTAATATCACAAGAAAACAAATTCTCCGAAGACTG GTACAACACTAGAAAGTTCGACGAGCTCCCGTTCCAGCACTACCATCTGCTGAGGGAAGATCCCGAGGCGTTCGCGAACAAGCCGTACTTCACGCGGCTCGACTGGATCCACGACAAGCTCGCCGCCACCGACTGCGGACATTTTCTGGAGGATATCGCCCTAGTCCATATAGACCCGCTGCCCGAGCACCTGCAGATCCTCAAGGAGGTGTTCGAGGAGCACTCTTATGCTCTGGACTACGACCACAGGCAGCTGTACGGCATCCTGCGCCTGGCCATGGAGAAGCGAGCCCGCGACGGCGTCCAG GTCCAGACGGAGATAGTCGAGAGCTGGAGAAAGGAGATCTCGGAGCCGCCAGTGCCGACGCTGTACCCCATGAACGAGGACTTCTGGAAGGTCTGCGAGAGGAGGGAGGTGTCGAGTGACGATGGCTTCGAGACGCCGTTCGACCTGGTGGTGCGGCTGGACGCGCGCGGCAAGTTCGTCGCTACCGTATCCACCGAGCGCGAGGAGATCTGCGTGTGGGACGTTAGCAG GTGTAAGCTGATGCGGAAGATAGTGGGAGTGCCGCACCCCATCAACCTGGTGCCCATCGACGAGTACAAGTGCGTGGTGCTCTGCCGCCGCGAGCTCAGAGTTTATGACCTCAATGAG GGCAAGTTCCTGGTGGCGCTGAAGGGCGTGATGAACCAGAAGATGCCGTACTACGGGCTGCACGACCGCTCGCACCTCGTGGCGCTCTCCCGGAACCGCATGTACGTCAACCTCATGAACATCGACACTG GGGATTGCGTGACCACATTCAAAGCTGGGGAAGATAGATTTTTAAACTCGCTGCTGGTTTCCGGCGATGGCAG GATCCTGGTGTGCGGCGACGAGACGCAGAAGCCGTTCCCGCTGCTGGTGTGGTCACTGACGTCGCGCAAGCTGCTCTATGACCTGCGCATCTCGCACCACGACTTCCTCACCAGCAAGGCCGCCATCACATACGAGG GCTCGTACTACTGCGTGGTGTCCCGCGAGCTGGACGAGCCGAGCCCCAACTTCATCGTGGTGTACGACCTGGCCTCGGGCACGCTGTTCAAGAAGTGGAAGCCCGGCGTCGACACCGTCGCGCTCGCTATCTCCTCCGCCGGCGGCTGCGTGCTGTCCGCGCTCGCCGACGCCCGCGTCCTCGTGTGGGACCTCGTCACAG GCAACTGCCGGCTGACGCTGCGCGGTCACGTGGCGGCGCCGTCGCTGCTGCGGCTGTCGCGCGAGGGCGGCGTGCTGCTGTCCGCCGACCGCGCCGGCTGGGACCCCTCCGTCCGCCTCTGGGACCTCCACACCG GCAACCTAATCGCGGTGTACACGCCGCCGGCGCGCATCGCGTGCTGCGAGGTGTGTCTGGGCGGCTCCGTGGTGGCGCTGGCGGTGGCCGGCTACAGCGGCGTCGCGTGCGTGTGCGTGCGCGGCGCGACAGACGCCGTCGCCGCCGCGCGCGACGCCGAGTACGACGACCAGCCCTACGGCCGGCCCGAACTCGAGGGACGGACCATCGACGTGCGCACCGAATAA